In Oscillatoria sp. FACHB-1407, the sequence TCTAAAAATATCTGGCGGCAACTGGGATCAACATAGATCTGCTTGGCAATGTCAGTGACCTGCACCATCATCTCCTCTGCGGAACGGTAGCCATAGATCCGTGCCATGGATGGGTTGACCTTGAGATAGCGTCCCTCAAAGGTGCTTTGAAAGATGCCCTCGATCGCATTCTCAAAGATGCCGCGATAGGTTGCTTCGGCGATCCGCAACGAGTCCTCCATCTGTTTGCGATCGCTGATATCGCATAACGCACTCAAAAACGTCAGTTCCCCGTTAAACATAAACGGTCGCAACGACAGTACAACCCACAACAAAGAACTATCCTGGCGTTTGAGCTGCAATTCATAATTCTGGACATAACCCTGTTGAGCAAAGATAGCCAAAATTTGCTGACGATCCTCGGGATTCCAATAAAAATCCGAGGTTTTGCGCCCAATGAGGTCGGTCAGAGCTAAACCAAACGTAGTCGTAGTAATCGCGTTAGCATACAAAATCGTGCCATCTAAAACGTTAGAAATCAGAACGGGCAACGGTGTCGCCTCGGCAATCAAGCGAAATTGCTCCTCACTTTGACGCAAAATATCGTCCGTTTGAGCGTTAAACGCCGCTTCAACCGCTTCTGAGTGCTGGGTTGTCGTTTCCAATAACC encodes:
- a CDS encoding PAS domain-containing protein: MSDEVSKEQFVLEVARLKLQIGQLTQRVETLQREKADLESLLTRAITHSDATIESLRQDKVSLEGLLETTTQHSEAVEAAFNAQTDDILRQSEEQFRLIAEATPLPVLISNVLDGTILYANAITTTTFGLALTDLIGRKTSDFYWNPEDRQQILAIFAQQGYVQNYELQLKRQDSSLLWVVLSLRPFMFNGELTFLSALCDISDRKQMEDSLRIAEATYRGIFENAIEGIFQSTFEGRYLKVNPSMARIYGYRSAEEMMVQVTDIAKQIYVDPSCRQIFLEQIEAQGEVVDFEYQVYRCDGRVIWVSESSRAIRNSVGQLLYYEGTNVDITRRKQQEEWLRQQLELLQFDIDFTEVEAQVAEITETDFFQQLRQAVRGSI